The genomic segment CGCAAGACCATCGGCAGCACCATTTTCACGCTGTGAGCGCCGCCCGGCCGCCCGAAGGCGCTCACACCGCAGCCGAAGGCGAAGGTACTCCAGTGAGCGCCGCCCGGCCGCCCGAAGGCGCTCACACCGCAGCCAAAGGCGGTGGTGCTCCAGTGAGCGCGGCGTTGCCCGGCCCAGCGCAGCCCCACGCGTCGTTCGGGCACTGGCTCGCAGCGGCCCGGCAAAGGGCGCAGCAACCGGCGCTGCGGCCCCGTCAACCGTTGCTGGTGGCGGGGCAGGTGCTCGGTTCGGTGGCCCAGGGTTTCCTGGACCAGATCAGCCCCGGGCGATCGATCCATATGCGCTACAGGCTATCGAAACAGGGGCATTCAGGGGCCTGGGCCTGGCATCTGGACGCGCCCCCCGAGGCCACGACCGAGGCGCTGAACGCATTGGCTGCGGCGCTGCACGAAGAAGGGCTGTGCGGACCGTGGCGCAACGAGCAATTGGCCGTGTGCAACCCGCAGGGGCAGCCGGTGGGCACGGTCGAGCGCGGGGCCGTGCGCGTGCTGGGCGTGGGCACGCGCGCGGTGCATCTGGTGGGCTTGGCGCCCGATGGCCGCATGTGGGTGCAAAAGCGCGCGCTGAGCAAGCCCAACGACCCGGGCCTGTGGGACACGCTGATGGGCGGCATGGTCTGCGCCGCCGACACGCTGGCGCAGGCGCTGGCGCGCGAGACCTGGGAGGAGGCCGGGCTGCGGCTGGACGATCTGGCCGGCATCACCCATGGCGGCCATTTGCAGCTTTGCCGCCCCAGCGCCGAGGGGCATGGCGCAGGCCAGATGGTCGAGCGCATCGACTGGTTCCATGCGCAGTTGCCCGAAGGTCTGCGGCCCTGCAACCGGGACGGCGAGGTCGAGCGGTTTGACCTGCTGACCATGGGCACCTTGCGTCAGCGCCTGGCGCAAGAGTGGTTCACGCTCGAAGCCGGCCTGGTGATTGCGGGGTTTCTCGGGCTGTGACCCCGGTCGTCACGGTGCAGATCGACGGTATGGCCCCGGAGTCGGCGCAGCCCTCTGTCATCGAACTCTGTCATCGAATCTTCATGCCAGCATCTTCACGCCGACATTTTTGGCTCGTACCATGCACGGGTTTCTTCTGGAGTAAACCCATGCCGGATATTTCCTCGGGCAGGCTGATGGCAACCGCCATGGCTTGCATGACGTTGACCACGGCGCTGGCGCAGACGGACAGCCGCCCCGTGCTCAGGATCGCCGTTCAGCAAGTCACCAATACCGGGTCCCTGATCCCTTTGCGGGAACGAAGCAATGTGGGGTCCCGCAGCTTTCCGATGATCTACGCCGGCCTGATCGAAATCGACCGGCAAGGGAATCTGTCGCTCAAACCCGGTCTGGCCACGTCATGGAAACGCATCGATGAGCGCACCGTGGAGCTCAAACTGCGCAAGGGCGTGAAGTTTCACAATGGCGACGAGATGACCGCCGAAGACGTGGCCTTCACGTTCGGCCCCGAGTATATGTTTGCCGCGACCGAGCCGCGGCGCGCCGGGCAGAAAGCGGTCACCATCAAGACCGATGCTTCTGCCGCAGGTGCGCAGACGGCAGGCAAAGCGCTGGCGCTGCCCCCTGAAGTGCCGGCCATCGCCAGACGGCTGTGGCCATCGCTGGAGCAGGTCAAGGTCATCGACAAGCACACCGTGCGCTTCGTCAATGCCGTGCCCGATGTCACGATGGAGGGGCGCATTGCCCGCTCCGGCTCGGAAATCATTTCCAGGCGCGCGTTCCTTGCGGCGAAAGACTGGGCCTCCTGGTCGCGCAGCCCGGTTGCGGCAGGGCCGTTCAAGGTCAAGGAACTCAGGCCGGACAATTTGCTGGTTCTGGTCGCACATGATGCCTACTACGGCGGCAAACCCCCGGTGCGCGAAGTGCGCTATCAGGTGGTTCCCGAGGTATCGGGACGGGTCAATGGCCTGCTCAGCGGCGAATACGACTTCGTGGCCGATGTGCCCCCGGACCAGATCAAGACCATCGAGGCGAATCCGAAGTTCGAAGTGGTCGGCGGCCCCGCGCTGAACCACCGCCTGATCGCGTTTGACAAGCACCATCCGCAACTGGCCGATCCGAGAATCCGCCTGGCGCTGGCCCACGCCATCGACCGCGACGCCATCGTCAGCACGCTGTGGGCCGCCCGGACCAGCGTTCCCGCAGGTCTGCAATGGGAATACTACGGCCCCATGTTCCACAAGGACTGGAGCGTGCCGCGCTACGACCCCCAACTGGCAGCCCGGCTGGTCCGCGAAGCGGGCTACAAAGGCGAGCCCATTCCTTACCGCGTTCTGAACAACTACTACACCAACCAAGTGCAAACCGCCCAGATTCTGGTGGAGATGTGGCGCGCAGTCGGTCTGAACATCCAACTGCAAATGAAGGAAAACTGGCAGCAGATTTTCGATCAGGGTGCGCCGCGCGGGATCCGTGACTGGTCCAACTCCTCGCCGTTCAATGACCCCGTCAGTTCCATCGTCGACCAGCATGGCGCCAACGGTCAGCAGCAACAGATGGGTGAATGGTCGAACAGCGAGTTCAACACGCTGGCGACCTTGCTGGAAAACGCCACGGACATGTCCAACCGCAGCCGGGTTTTCCGGCGCATGCTGGAGATTGCCGAGCGGCAAGACCCGGCCTATACCGTCTTGCACCGCAGTGCGCAGTTCTACGGCAAGCGCAAGGACATTGACTGGAAATGGTCCCCGACATTCGCGATGGACTTCAGCGCCGACAACCTGCGCATGCCCGGAAAATGAACACCCCGCACAACGGCGCCGATGCCTTGGTGTCCATCCGGAACCTGCGCGTCGCATTCGACGATGGCAAGGCCAAAGTGCCGGTGCTGCACGGCATCGACCTGGATATCGACCCGGGCGAAGCGCTGGGCATCGTCGGCGAGTCCGGTTGCGGCAAAAGCGTGACCTGGCTGGCGGTGCTGGGCCTGCTCGGCGCGCGGGCACAGGTCAGTGGAACGGTATACCTGCGCGCAGAGCCGCTGCATACGCTGCGAGGCGATCAACTGGCGCCGATTCGGGGCAAGCGCATCGCGATGATCTTCCAGGACCCGTCCTGCGCACTCAACCCGGTGCAGCGCATTGGCCGCCAATTGACCGAGGCACTGACGCTGCACCGTGCGCTGCGGGGCGCGCCGGCCAGGGCCGAGGCGCTGCGGCTGCTCGACAGGGTGCACATTCCGGACGCCAGGCAGCGGCTGGACGCATATCCCCACGAACTATCGGGCGGCATGAACCAGCGCGTGATGATCGCGATGGCGCTGGCCGGTGAGCCCGAGCTTTTGGTGGCCGACGAACCCACCACGGCCCTGGATACCACGATACAGGCGCAGATTCTGGCGCTGCTGGCCGAAATCCGGCAGGACAGCGCGATGGCGCTGGTCTTGATCTCGCACGACCTGGGGGTGATCGCCGACATGTGCGATCGGGTGCTGGTGATGTACGCCGGCCGGGTGGTCGAGCAGGCCCGGAGCCAGCGCCTGTTTCAGCACCCGCAGCATCCTTACACACAGGGCTTGCTGGGAGCGCTGCCCGACCTGCACCGGGCGCCCGAACGACTGGTTCCGATCGCCGGCAACGTGCCCGAGCCTGCCCACATGCCACGGGGTTGCAGTTTTGGGCCGCGCTGCCGGCAGTTCCAGCCCGGCTGCGAACTGCATGCCCCTGTCCAGCGCCAGATCGGTGTCCAGCACCATGTGGCGTGTCATCGGGCGGGCGCATGAGCGCCGCCCGGCCGCCCGAAGGCACTCATACCGCAGCCGAAGGCGAAGGTGTTCCAGTGAGTGCCGCCCGGCCGCCCGAAGGCGCTCATACCGCAGCCGAAGGCGGAGGTGTTCCAGTGAATGCCGCACGGTCGCCCGAAGGCGCTCATACCGCAGCCGAAGGCGAAGGTGCTCCAGTGAGTGCCGCCCGGCCGCCCGAAGGCGCTCATACCGCAGCCGAAGGCGGAGGCGAAGGTACTCCCGTGAGCGCCTTGCTCGACATCCGGGAACTCTCGCGCCACTACCCGGTGCGCAACTCCCCATGGCCCTGGGGCAAATCGGTCAGCCTGCGCGCGGTCGACGGTGTTTCCCTGCGTTTGCCTGCGGGCAAAACCCTGGGTCTGGTGGGCGAATCGGGTTGCGGAAAATCCACCACTGCCCGCATGGTGCTCGGGCTCTTGCCGGCCAGCGGCGGACAGGTGCTTTTCGAGGGGCAACCGGTGCCATCGGTGCGCGGCCCCCGCTGGCGGGCTTTGCGCCAGCGGATGCAAATGGTCTACCAGAACCCGCTGGATGCACTCGACCGCCGGCTGCGCGTGCAAGACCAGGTGGCCGAGCCGCTGACGATTTTCCGGCAGGGTTCGATGGCCGAGCGCAACGAGCGCGCACGCGCAATGATGGCATCGGTGGGGCTGACGCCGCACCTGATGACCCGCTATCCGCATGAGCTTTCAGGCGGCCAGCGCCAGCGCGTGGTGCTGGCACGGGCATTGATCCTCGGGCCGTCCTTGCTGGTCTGCGATGAGCCTGTCTCGGCGCTGGACATGTCGATACAGGCGCAGGTGATCAATCTGCTGCAAGACATTCAGGAACGGCGGCAGGTGGCCTACCTGTTCATCAGCCACGACCTCAAGGTGGTGCGCCAGGTAAGCCATGAAGTGGCCGTGATGTACCTGGGCCGCATCGTCGAGCAAGGCGCCGCCGAAGATTTGTTCCGCCGCCCGGCGCACCCTTACACGCAGGCCCTGGTGTCGGCCGTCCCGTCGCCATGGCGCAGCGCGGGCTTGCCCCGCATCGTGCTGCAAGGTGATCCGCCCCGCCCCGGCGCGCTGTCTGCGGGATGCGCCTTCCACAGCCGGTGCGCGCAGGCCATGCCATCGTGCCGGGTCGTGCGGCCCGAACTGCAACCCATCGCACCCGGCCGCACAGCCGCGTGCCACCTCCTTGCGCGGGCTTGATCGGGTATGTCGTCCTACATCGTTGCGCGTCTGCTGCGGGCCCTGGTGACGGTTTTTCTCGTCCTCAGCTTTGCTTTCGTGATCCTGCGGCTGTCGGGGGATCCGGCCCTGCTGATCATGTCGCCCGATGTGCCGCCCGAAGCGATCGAAGCGTTTCGCCGCAGTTGGGGACTGGATGCTTCCTTGTGGCAGCAGTACCTGGGGTTTTTCCGCAACCTGCTGCAAGGCCAATTCGGTTACTCGATGCGCGACCGCAGCCCCGCGATGGCGCTGGTCATGCAGCATCTGCCCGCCACATTGGCCATCACGCTGCCGGCTTTTGCGCTCAAGCTGGCGCTCGGCATTCCCGCCGGCATGTTCGCTGCCTTGCACCGCAATTCGGCCATCGATCGGTGCGTGATGGGCTTGGCCGTCGCCGGCCACACCATCCCCGGCTTCGTTCTCGGACTGGTGCTGGTGCTGGTCTTTGCCGTCGGCCTGGGCTGGTTGCCCAGCGGCGGCAATGCCGGTTGGCAACACGCCATCTTGCCGGTGCTGACCCTGAGCCTGGGGGGCGCTGCCGTGCTGGCCCGCTTCACCCGCTCGGCGATGCTGGAGGTGATGGGCCAGGCTTACATCCGGACCGCATTGGCCAAGGGCTTGCTCTGGCGCGCGGTCGTGCTCCGGCACGCCTTGCCCAATGCCGCCATTGCGACCGTGACGATCGTTGGCTTCATGGTCGGCAGTCTGGTCGCTGGCGCGGTGGTGGTCGAGAGCGTTTTCTCCTGGCCCGGCGTCGGGCGGCTGCTGGTCACGGCTGTCGCCAACCGCGATCTGGCGGTGGTTCAGAGCCTGCTATTGCTCGTGGCCGCCACCATGGTGACGGCCAATCTCATCGTCGACGCCCTGTACGGGTGGATCGATCCCCGGTTGCGCCGCAGCTCGGCGGCAAAGGCTTGAGACATGAAAGTCATCCCCTTTTCGGCCCAAGCCCAGGCCCAGGCCCAGGCCCGGACGCCGGGCAGCGCGCCCTCGTCCCGGCCCGAGCGTCTGCGCCGCCTGCTGCGGTCTTATCCGCCGCTGGTGCTGCTGTGCGGCCTGTGGACGCTGGCCATACTCGGCGTCGCACTGCTGGCCGGCGAACTGGCCCCTTATGCCCACAGCCAGATCGACCTGCAGGCCAGGCTGTCCCCGCCGATCTTCATGGGCGGATCGGCCAGCCACTGGCTGGGCACGGATGAACTGGGCCGGGATGTTCTGTCGCGTTTGCTGGCCTCCATCCGCATCAGCTTGCTGGTGGCCTTCATCAGCACCATCTTGTCGGCCACGCTGGGGGTCTTTCTGGGATTCCTGGCGGCCCACTTCAGGGGCTGGGTGGAGCAACTCATCCTGATCCTGGTCGATTTTCAGGCGTCGATGCCGTTCATGATCATTGCCCTGGCCGTGCTGGCCTTTCTGGGCAACACGCTCCCGTTGTTCATCGCCCTGATGGGGCTGTACGGATGGGAGCGCGCCACCCGCATCACCCGGGGGCTGACCATCGCCGCCAATGAGCAGGGGTATGCCGCTGCGGTTGCCGACATCGGCGCCTCGCCGATGCGGGTGTACCTGGTGCATGTGCTGCCCAACATCGCCAGCACCCTCATCGTCAGTGTCACGCTGACGTTTCCCGAAGTGATCTTGCTGGAGTCGGGCCTGTCGTTCCTGGGCCTTGGCGTGCAACCCCCGATGACCAGTCTGGGCAACATGGTCGGTTATGGCCGTGAATACCTGCAGACGGCGCCCTGGTTGTTGCTGATTCCCAGCGCCGTGATCGTGCTGACCTCCTTTTCGGTGAGCACATTGGGCGACTGGTTGCGCGATCGGCTGGACCCCACCTTGCGCTGACCGAAAGCGCGTCGGCATTGCCATCGATTGCCATCGATTTCCATTTTCCCGAGCGGAGACCATCATGAGAAAAAAGAACGTGCTGCTGATCGTCGTGGACCAGTGGCGGGGGGACACCCTGCCGATGCTCGGGCACCCGGTGGTCAAGACGCCCCATATCGCGGCCCTGGCCGATGAAGGCGTCACCTTCAGGCGCCACTACACCCAGGCGGTGCCTTGCGGCCCGGGCCGTGCCAGTTTGCTCACCGGGCTGTACATGATGAACCACCGGGCGGTTCAGAACACCATACCGCTGGATGCGCGCCACACCAACATCGCGTTCGAAGTGCGCAAAGCCGGCTACGATCCGGCCCTGGTCGGGTACACCACCACCACCCCCGACCCGCGCGTGAACGCGCATTCAGACCCGCGCTTTACCGTGCTCGGCGCCGACATGGAGGGCTGGCGGCCCGTCGGCTCCTGGGGCCTGAAGATGGAGGCTTACTTCGCGTGGCTCGCTGCACAGGGCTACGCCTTGCCCGAGAACCCCTGGGACATCTGGCTGCCCCAAGACATGGGCCCCGGTGAAATCGGCGCGAGCCGGCAAGCCAGCCGCGTTCCTGCGCATCTGTCCGATACGGTCTGGTTCACCGACCGGGGGCTGGATTACCTGCACGGCGCCCGGCGCAAGCCCTGGTTTCTGCACCTGGGCTACTGGCGGCCGCACCCGCCATTCATTGCCCCGGCGCCGTACCATGAGATGTACGACCCCGCGCAATGCCCTGCGCCCGTGCGCGCGGCCAGTGCGCAGGCCGAAGCGCAGCAGCACCCTTTGCTGCGTTATTACCTGGAAAACATCCAGCGCAGCAGCTTCTTTCAAAATGGCAAGGGTCTGGGCAGCCAGATGGACGACGCCGAAGTGCGCCAGATGCGCGCGACCTACTATGGACTGATGACCGAAATCGATGCCCAGCTCGGGCGTGTCTTTGCTTACCTCAAGGAGACGGGGCAGTGGGACGACACCCTGATTGTCCTGACCAGCGACCATGGCGAGCAACTGGGCGATCACCATCTGCTGGGCAAGATCGGGTACTTCGACCAGAGCTACCACATTCCGATGCTGATACGGGACCCGTCCCGCGCCGCCGATGGCACGCGCGGCACGCAGGTCGATCACTTCACCGAGACCATCGACACCATGCCGACATTGCTCGACTGGCTCGGACAGCCCGCACCCCGGGCCTGCGACGGCCGCTCGCTGCTGCCCTTCGTTCATGCCGGCGCAGCCCCTGCGGACTGGCGCACCGAAGTCCACTACGAATACGACTTTCGCGACATCTTCTACTCCCGCCCCGAGACCGCACTGGGCCTGAAAATGGACGAATGCGCGCTGGCGGTGGTGCAGGACGAAAACTGGAAATATGTGCACTTCGCAGCCTCGGCGCCCCTGTTCTTCGATCTGCGGCGTGACCCGTCGCAACTCGACAGCGTCGCGGGTCAGCCGGAATACGCCGCGCAGCAACTGGTCTATGCACAAAAAATGCTCAATTGGCGCTTGCAGCACGCGGAGCGGACATTGACCGGCTACGCCGCATCGCCGCAAGGGCTGCGCTGCCGGCGGTGAGCCGCGCTGGCGCTCGCGGCAGTGGCGCGGGTGAGTCCGTGAGTCCGTGAATCCGCGGCACGCGCGCCCGGCCCGCAGCCCGCAGCCAGGTCACTGAGGTTTGGCCACCACTCCGCGCCGCTGGTCAGATCAGGCCCGAAGGTGCTGCAAGCCGGGCCGGGCGAAAAGTATTGGAAACGCTCAGGGATTCGCTATTGGCGCCACGGGTCGATGCGTCGATAGGCAGTCATTCCATTTGTCTTTTCCCTGGGGTCGACGAAGAACAGCCGCCTTGGCGCCTGCCTTGGCTGCGGGCGAATCTGCGCCCATTCCTGGCGCTTCGCTTTTGGCGCGCACATCAGGGGGGCCGGGCATTTCCGACGGGAGCATCTGCCGCCATGCGCAGTGCCTGTCGCTTTTGCAACAAACAACGACGATCCCATGTTAAGGGGCGGGCTCGATCCCGGACTATCCTGCAACCCCAGAAACGGCAGTTGACCGCTCCCCGGCATCCCGGAGACCGCATGTGCTTGGAATTTCTCCTCTTCGCGGGCTTGCACCGATCAGGTAAGAGCGCCATGCACCCGATGGCATCGCCGCAGGTAGCGCCATGCTGCGTTGCTCCTTCTTGCGCCCGGCAGGGCGCAGCGTCGCCGCATCGTGCCTGGATCGCCGATGACGGCGCACGCGGGCGCATTCGACTGCCGTTTCCAGGGTAACCAGATCACACCAGATCACGCATGGTCACATCAGAGAAGATACAAGGAGACACAGTGGAGACATTTGATTTCATATGGTCCGATCTGGCGAGCATTGCCGCCATGACCGTTCAGCACATCGAGATTGTCGGTGTCGGCATCGGCCTGGCCATCTTGACCGGCGTGCCGCTCGGCATTCTGATCACCGGCAACGCGGGCCTGGCGAAAGTCGTGCTGTACACGGCGGCCATGATCATGACGATTCCATCCGTGGCGCTGTTTGGCCTCATGATTCCGGTGCTCTCCGTCATCGGCCAGGGCATCGGCTTTTTGCCCACCGTGATCGCGCTGTTTCTCTACGCGCAGTTGCCCATCGTGCGCAACACCTACACCGCGATTACCAATATCGACCCGGCGCTGCGCGAAGCCGCCAAGGCCATGGGCATGAAGACCGGCGAGCGGCTGCGCAAGGTGGAGCTGCCGATTGCCTTGCCCATCATCATGGCCGGGGTGCGCATGGCGGTGGTGATCAATGTGGGCGTTGCCGCGATTGCGGCCTACATCGGCGCCGGCGGCCTTGGCAAGCTCATCAGCCGCGGCATCTCCCAATCCGACCCGCGCCAGTTGATCGCCGGCGCCATCCTGATCAGCGTGCTGGCCATCGCAGCCGATTTTGCTCTGGGCTGCTTGCAGCGGCTGCTGACGCCCAAAGGGTTGCGCTCCGCACCATGGCTGGCAGGTTTTCGCAAATATCGGCCATCATGATCAGGCTCTCTGAACTCACCAAGCGCTATGGCGGGGCCTGCGTGGTGGACCGCATCGACATGGAAGTGGGCGCGGGCGAAATCTGCGTGCTGCTGGGGCCATCGGGGTGCGGCAAGACGACCACGCTCAAGATGATCAACCGTCTGGTGCAACCGACTTCCGGCAAGATTTTTCTCGAAGGCAGGGACACCGACGACTTCGACGTGGTGGAGTTGCGCCGTCGCATCGGTTACGTGATTCAGCAGATCGGCCTGTTTCCAAACATGACGGTCGAGGAAAACATCTGCGTGGTGCCGCACCTGCTGGGGTGGGACAAGGCCCGGGCGCGGCGGCGGGCGGCGCAGTTGCTCGACATCGTGGCGCTCGATCCGGCCATCTACCTCGCGCGCTACCCGAAGGACCTGTCGGGCGGCCAGGCGCAGCGCGTCGGCGTGGCGCGGGCGCTGGCCGCCGATCCCCCGCTCATGCTGATGGATGAGCCGTTCGGCGCCATCGATCCGATCAACCGGGAGTTGATTCAGGACGAATTTCTCCAGATTCAGCGGCAGGTCAAAAAGACCATCCTCTTTGTCAGCCACGACATCGACGAGGCGGTGAAGATGGCCGACAAGATTGCCATTTTCCGTGGCGGCCGGCTCGAGCAGTTCGATACGCCCGACCACATCCTGGCGCGACCGGCCAGCCCGTTCATTGCC from the Verminephrobacter eiseniae EF01-2 genome contains:
- a CDS encoding ABC transporter ATP-binding protein encodes the protein MNTPHNGADALVSIRNLRVAFDDGKAKVPVLHGIDLDIDPGEALGIVGESGCGKSVTWLAVLGLLGARAQVSGTVYLRAEPLHTLRGDQLAPIRGKRIAMIFQDPSCALNPVQRIGRQLTEALTLHRALRGAPARAEALRLLDRVHIPDARQRLDAYPHELSGGMNQRVMIAMALAGEPELLVADEPTTALDTTIQAQILALLAEIRQDSAMALVLISHDLGVIADMCDRVLVMYAGRVVEQARSQRLFQHPQHPYTQGLLGALPDLHRAPERLVPIAGNVPEPAHMPRGCSFGPRCRQFQPGCELHAPVQRQIGVQHHVACHRAGA
- a CDS encoding ABC transporter permease; the protein is METFDFIWSDLASIAAMTVQHIEIVGVGIGLAILTGVPLGILITGNAGLAKVVLYTAAMIMTIPSVALFGLMIPVLSVIGQGIGFLPTVIALFLYAQLPIVRNTYTAITNIDPALREAAKAMGMKTGERLRKVELPIALPIIMAGVRMAVVINVGVAAIAAYIGAGGLGKLISRGISQSDPRQLIAGAILISVLAIAADFALGCLQRLLTPKGLRSAPWLAGFRKYRPS
- the pehA gene encoding phosphoric/sulfuric ester hydrolase PehA → MRKKNVLLIVVDQWRGDTLPMLGHPVVKTPHIAALADEGVTFRRHYTQAVPCGPGRASLLTGLYMMNHRAVQNTIPLDARHTNIAFEVRKAGYDPALVGYTTTTPDPRVNAHSDPRFTVLGADMEGWRPVGSWGLKMEAYFAWLAAQGYALPENPWDIWLPQDMGPGEIGASRQASRVPAHLSDTVWFTDRGLDYLHGARRKPWFLHLGYWRPHPPFIAPAPYHEMYDPAQCPAPVRAASAQAEAQQHPLLRYYLENIQRSSFFQNGKGLGSQMDDAEVRQMRATYYGLMTEIDAQLGRVFAYLKETGQWDDTLIVLTSDHGEQLGDHHLLGKIGYFDQSYHIPMLIRDPSRAADGTRGTQVDHFTETIDTMPTLLDWLGQPAPRACDGRSLLPFVHAGAAPADWRTEVHYEYDFRDIFYSRPETALGLKMDECALAVVQDENWKYVHFAASAPLFFDLRRDPSQLDSVAGQPEYAAQQLVYAQKMLNWRLQHAERTLTGYAASPQGLRCRR
- a CDS encoding NUDIX hydrolase; this translates as MPGPAQPHASFGHWLAAARQRAQQPALRPRQPLLVAGQVLGSVAQGFLDQISPGRSIHMRYRLSKQGHSGAWAWHLDAPPEATTEALNALAAALHEEGLCGPWRNEQLAVCNPQGQPVGTVERGAVRVLGVGTRAVHLVGLAPDGRMWVQKRALSKPNDPGLWDTLMGGMVCAADTLAQALARETWEEAGLRLDDLAGITHGGHLQLCRPSAEGHGAGQMVERIDWFHAQLPEGLRPCNRDGEVERFDLLTMGTLRQRLAQEWFTLEAGLVIAGFLGL
- a CDS encoding ABC transporter ATP-binding protein gives rise to the protein MSAARPPEGTHTAAEGEGVPVSAARPPEGAHTAAEGGGVPVNAARSPEGAHTAAEGEGAPVSAARPPEGAHTAAEGGGEGTPVSALLDIRELSRHYPVRNSPWPWGKSVSLRAVDGVSLRLPAGKTLGLVGESGCGKSTTARMVLGLLPASGGQVLFEGQPVPSVRGPRWRALRQRMQMVYQNPLDALDRRLRVQDQVAEPLTIFRQGSMAERNERARAMMASVGLTPHLMTRYPHELSGGQRQRVVLARALILGPSLLVCDEPVSALDMSIQAQVINLLQDIQERRQVAYLFISHDLKVVRQVSHEVAVMYLGRIVEQGAAEDLFRRPAHPYTQALVSAVPSPWRSAGLPRIVLQGDPPRPGALSAGCAFHSRCAQAMPSCRVVRPELQPIAPGRTAACHLLARA
- a CDS encoding ABC transporter substrate-binding protein, with translation MPDISSGRLMATAMACMTLTTALAQTDSRPVLRIAVQQVTNTGSLIPLRERSNVGSRSFPMIYAGLIEIDRQGNLSLKPGLATSWKRIDERTVELKLRKGVKFHNGDEMTAEDVAFTFGPEYMFAATEPRRAGQKAVTIKTDASAAGAQTAGKALALPPEVPAIARRLWPSLEQVKVIDKHTVRFVNAVPDVTMEGRIARSGSEIISRRAFLAAKDWASWSRSPVAAGPFKVKELRPDNLLVLVAHDAYYGGKPPVREVRYQVVPEVSGRVNGLLSGEYDFVADVPPDQIKTIEANPKFEVVGGPALNHRLIAFDKHHPQLADPRIRLALAHAIDRDAIVSTLWAARTSVPAGLQWEYYGPMFHKDWSVPRYDPQLAARLVREAGYKGEPIPYRVLNNYYTNQVQTAQILVEMWRAVGLNIQLQMKENWQQIFDQGAPRGIRDWSNSSPFNDPVSSIVDQHGANGQQQQMGEWSNSEFNTLATLLENATDMSNRSRVFRRMLEIAERQDPAYTVLHRSAQFYGKRKDIDWKWSPTFAMDFSADNLRMPGK
- a CDS encoding ABC transporter permease; amino-acid sequence: MSSYIVARLLRALVTVFLVLSFAFVILRLSGDPALLIMSPDVPPEAIEAFRRSWGLDASLWQQYLGFFRNLLQGQFGYSMRDRSPAMALVMQHLPATLAITLPAFALKLALGIPAGMFAALHRNSAIDRCVMGLAVAGHTIPGFVLGLVLVLVFAVGLGWLPSGGNAGWQHAILPVLTLSLGGAAVLARFTRSAMLEVMGQAYIRTALAKGLLWRAVVLRHALPNAAIATVTIVGFMVGSLVAGAVVVESVFSWPGVGRLLVTAVANRDLAVVQSLLLLVAATMVTANLIVDALYGWIDPRLRRSSAAKA
- a CDS encoding ABC transporter permease, whose amino-acid sequence is MKVIPFSAQAQAQAQARTPGSAPSSRPERLRRLLRSYPPLVLLCGLWTLAILGVALLAGELAPYAHSQIDLQARLSPPIFMGGSASHWLGTDELGRDVLSRLLASIRISLLVAFISTILSATLGVFLGFLAAHFRGWVEQLILILVDFQASMPFMIIALAVLAFLGNTLPLFIALMGLYGWERATRITRGLTIAANEQGYAAAVADIGASPMRVYLVHVLPNIASTLIVSVTLTFPEVILLESGLSFLGLGVQPPMTSLGNMVGYGREYLQTAPWLLLIPSAVIVLTSFSVSTLGDWLRDRLDPTLR
- a CDS encoding ABC transporter ATP-binding protein; this translates as MIRLSELTKRYGGACVVDRIDMEVGAGEICVLLGPSGCGKTTTLKMINRLVQPTSGKIFLEGRDTDDFDVVELRRRIGYVIQQIGLFPNMTVEENICVVPHLLGWDKARARRRAAQLLDIVALDPAIYLARYPKDLSGGQAQRVGVARALAADPPLMLMDEPFGAIDPINRELIQDEFLQIQRQVKKTILFVSHDIDEAVKMADKIAIFRGGRLEQFDTPDHILARPASPFIADFVGADRALKRLRLLRARDALTACHCALRIGQSSARAKALMAEFASLLGSDQIVLLDEDDKPLGCLTRAGLPDGALSAAYAIPMQEMAHSGDDLRSVVSSMFASGTACLPTVDDDGRFVGYVSQARVVELLRIRGQT